The genomic region TGATGATTTGCGTCAACGTTTTATTGATCGTACTGTTCCTCAGGCAGAAGCTATTGGTCTTAAAATTCCTGATCCTAAGCTGAAATGGAATCCGCAAACCCGTCACTATGATTTCGGCGAGATCAATTGGGAGGAGTTTAATAATGTAATTAAAGGTAATGGTCCATGTAATCGCTTGCGAATAAAGCAACGACGCGATGCTCACGAAAATGGTGCATGGGTGCGAAGTGCGGCATTAGCGTATGCAGAGAAACATGGTAAATAGCAAAAAAGATTATCATGCTGTCACTTTTTATTTATCGCATTACATGGTATTCGAAATAATTAATAAAAAGTCAATAAAATAGTTTATTCAGTTCTCCAATGTCAAAATCACAAGAATGGCCCTCCTGGGAAGTGTTTACCCAGAATAAAAATGGTGAAGCACATGAACATGCCGGAAATGTGCATGCTCCTGATGCTGAAATTGCACTGATGAATGCAAGAGATGTATACGGCCGCCGTCAGGAAGCAGTGAATATTTGGGTGGTACCGTCTTCGGCAATTACCGCTTCAACACCTGAGGATGTAGGTTCGTTTTTCGATCCTGCAAATGATAAAATGTACCGATGGCCCAATTATTTTAAAACGCCTGATGGCATAAAACAAATCTGATGACACAGCAGGAAGCATTGTTTAATTATACTCTTCGTCTCGGCGATAACGCCCTTGTTCTTGCTCAACGCTTATGTGAATGGTGTGGGCATGGACCGGTTCTTGAAGAGGATATTGCGATGAGTAATATGGGACTGGATCTCATTGGTCAGTCCAGAGGATTTTATTCCTATGCCGCAACGGTAGAAGGGAAGGAGAGATCAGAAGATGATTTAGCCTTTCTTCGAAATGAGCGGGAGTTTTTTAACAGATGTATCGTCGAGCAACCCAATTATGATTTCGCGGCTACAATGATGCGTTCTTTTCTCTTTGGTTGTTTATCCTACCTTCAGTTCAGAGCACTAACGAAGAGCACCGACAATACCATTGCCGGATTGGCTGAAAAATCACTGAAAGAAGTTACTTACCACGTGCGTCATTCCAGCGATTGGGTGATTCGTTTGGGTGATGGTACGGAAGAAAGTCATCAAAAAGCACAATCCGCGCTGGATGAATTATGGCATTTTACCAATGAACTTTTTGAAATGGATGAAGCCGATGAAGTGTTAATCAAAACCGGAATTGCATGTGACCTTGCAGCGATGCGGAAGGAATGGGATGCAATGACCGATGAAGTTTTTCTAAAGGCTACGCTGAAGAAGCCTGCTGATTCAGGCTATCAATCAACAGGTGGGATGAAGGGAATGCATACAGAACATTTAGGACATCTCCTCTCTGAAATGCAGTTCCTGCCACGGGCATATCCGGATGCGAAATGGTAAGCTTAATGCTGCTGAATCATGAATAACCAATTGTCGGTTGAGGAAAAGGATATTTGGTCCGCATTGAACAGTATTCCTGATCCTGAAGTGCCCGCCATTACTATCGTGGAACTGGGTGTGGTGCGAGAGGTAGCAGTAAAGGGTAAAAACGTGAAGGTCACTATGACTCCAACGTATAGCGGTTGTCCGGCAATGAAGACCATGGAAATGGCTGTGCAGGAGTTAATGACGGAAATGGGATATCAGGTAGAAATTGTAGTCGTTTATAGACCCGCCTGGACCACCGAATGGATGTCGGAGGAGACAAAGGAGAAATTGAAAGCCTATGGGATCGCTCCTCCTCCAAAATTGACTTTCGAACATTTGCATCCATTGTCAGCTCCAAAAAATGTGGATATAAAATGTCCGTTTTGTGATAGTAAAAATACTAAACTCACCAGTCAGTTTGGATCAACCGCCTGTAAAGCCCTTTATTTCTGTGAGGGTTGTCATCAACCTTTTGAGTTATTTAAGTGCCATTGAATTCCTGAAATGGAATGTCTTCCTATAATTGTTTAAACATTGTCCGCTATTCGGAAATCAAATTACCGCTGATTTTCTTCCCGTCTTTGTAAACAACAGAAATGTGAAGCAGGCCATTGGCAGGAAAGGCATTTTCTAATAATAAAAAATTTTCTTTCGTGCTGTTTCTGTAAATTAATCTCCCTTCATAATTATAAACATAAATTTCACAGGATTCCCTTTTTTCATTGGGGAAACGAATGGTGCAATCTCTGCAGGGATTAGGAGCTATTTGGAGTTTGCCTTTTTCATAATAATAGAACAGCACCTGCTTTTCTTCAGAAAACCACTGAAGAGAACCCACTTCAAGACGATAATAATTGATGCGGTTTTTTTCGGGCGTTTTATCAATATACAGGTACGATTCATCCCCGGAAGGACTTCCGCATACGCCCGGAAACTCATAAAGCGTTGCGTAGTTAATTCCGTCTACAGAACGCTGAACGCTCACACCGCTGCATTGTATCCCTCCCTTCACTGTAAAGAAAAGCGCAACTTCATTTTCCTGTTGTTGAACAGAAAAAAAACTGAAAATACTATCTCCCTGCCCGAAACTCTGGAGTGACAGGAAGAAGAATAAAGTGAGGAGGCAGGCTTTCAAGAAATTGAAGCGTTGGTGAATGAATGTAAATATAAGAATTTAATCCCTATAAAAGGAATTCTATTATGTCATAACGGAAATGGTCCAGGCTTTATTTTTAAATAGCTCATCATAGAACGTTTGAGCCATAATTTAAGGATAAAAGAAAAGGCCTTCTTTTCAGAAAGCCCTTTCTTCGTATAAAACGAATTCCGCTGATTACATGTTGGCAATTATTTCACTTCCAAATTCAGAGCACTTCAACTTAGTTGCACCCTTCATCAAACGTTCGAAGTCATAAGTGACTCTCTTCTTTTTAATGCTGCGCTCTATTCCTTTAATGATTAATTTGCCGGCGCGTCCCCATCCCATATATTCCAGCATCATTACTCCGGAAAGAATAACAGATGATGGATTTACCATGTCTTTTCCCGCATATTTAGGAGCTGTTCCATGTGTGGCTTCAAATATAGCATGGCCGGTTAAATAATTAATATTGGCTCCCGGAGCAATCCCAATTCCACCTACCTGTGCGGCAAGTGCATCTGATATATAATCGCCGTTAAGATTAAGCGTGGCAATGAGATCGTATTCTGAAGGTCGTAACAATATCTGTTGCAGGAATGCATCCGCTATAACATCCTTTACAATTAATTTCCCGTTTGCCATGGCATCACTCTGCGCTTTGTTGGCCGCTTCTTCACCGCTATCCGCCTTAATCTTATCGTATTGCACCCAGGTGAAAACACGATCGCCATATTCACGCTCTGCTAAAGCATATCCCCAGTCTTTAAATTTACCTTCAGTAAATTTCATGATGTTCCCCTTGTGAACCAACGTGAGCGATTTATGATTGTATTGAAAAGCATGTTCCAGTGCCGCTCTCACAAGTCGCTCAGTTCCCTCTAGAGAAACCGGCTTCACACCAATAGAGGATGTTTTTGGAAAACGTATTTTCTTTACACCCATTTCATTCTCCAGAAAGTTAATCATCTTATCGGCCTCCGGTGAACCCGACATGAATTCAATACCCGCATAAATATCTTCCGTATTCTCACGGAAGATGGTCATATTGACTAACCCCGGCTCCTTGACAGGACTAGGAACTCCCTTGAACCAACGTACCAGGACGAATGCAGGCGTAAAGATCCAGTTGCTGTCGTAGCGCGACATTTAAAGAACGAATTCCGCCGCCTACAGGAGTAGTGAGAGGTCCTTTGATCGCAACTTTATATTCAGTGATTACATCAAGGGTTTCTTGTGGCAACCAATTGCCCGTTTTATTAAAGGCCTTTTCTCCTGCTAAAACTTCCTTCCAGATAATTTTTTTCTTTCCCTTAAATGCTCTTTCTACTGCAGCGTCGAGTACCCTGACGGAGGATGCCCAGATGTCGGCACCTGTACCATCGCCCTCAATAAATGGGATGATGGGGTCGTTGGGAACTTTTAATTTGCCATTTTTTATGGTTATTTTGGAACCTGTCATTGTTGCTTATTAATTTATAATGTTTTTTAATCCTTTACTACTGCGAAAGTAAGAAGGGGATTGCTCATAAAAAAGGATGAAATCGCATATTCTCGCTTATTTTTCTACAATGCATTGTCTTGGTTAATAGAGACTTAATGACTTATTTTTGATAGCTTTAGCGATAGAATTGCCGGGCAGGAATCACTTCTTTCCTTATCCCGGAGCTTTTAGCCTCTTGCTATTCGCTATTTTCGCGTTAAAATATTTCAAAACATGAACAGTATTCTTGCTTCAACAATTGATGGCGTTCGTATGCTTTCTCTCAACCGCCCCGACAAGTTTAATAGTTTTAATAAGGAAATGGCTGTTCAACTTCAAAATGAATTGGACCTGGTGGCGGCTGATCCTGAGATTAGAGCTGTTCTCATTACCGGTGAGGGTAAAGCATTTTCTGCCGGACAAGATCTTTCCGAGGCGATTGATCCCGATGGTCCGGGAATTCCGACGATAGTTCGCGAACATTATAACCCTATTTTGCAAAAAATAAGGGCTTTGGAGAAGCCTATAGTATGTGCAGTGAATGGCGTAGCAGCCGGGGCAGGTGCAAATATTGCGCTGGCCTGCGATATCGTAATAGCAGCCTCATCTGCTTCTTTTATTCAGGCATTTAGTAAGATCGGATTAGTTCCTGATTCAGGCGGGTCTTTTTTTCTTCCACGCTTGATTGGTTTTCAACGTGCATCTGCATTAATGATGTTGGGAGATAAAGTTTCAGCACAGGATGCTTTGCAAATGGGGATGCTGTATAAAGTGGTGGCGGATGAATTGTTGAAAGAGGAGTCCCTGAAGATTGCAGCAACTTTGAGTAAAATGCCTACTAAAGGTATCGGCTATACGAAACTACTCCTGAACGAGTCGTTGTCGAATGATTTTTTTACGCAGTTGAATCGGGAAGAGAAATACCAGCAACTCGCAGGAGAAACCGCCGACTATAAAGAAGGAGTAGATGCATTTCTTGAAAAGAGAAAGCCCGTCTTTAAGGGAAATTAATATCATAATTTCGAAATAAGTTAAATGTCAAATCTAAATTCAAAAGTAGCCATCGCCGGATCAGGAGCAATGGGAGCAGGAATAGCTCAAGTCGCCTCAATGGCAGGACATACCGTATTTCTTTATGATACCAATAAGGAAGCCATTGAAAAAGCGTTGGTTGGAATCGCTTCTTCCTTGAAAAATTAGTCGCAAAAGGCAAGTTAGAGGAGATAGCTGCTCTTGAAATCAGACAACGCGTAATTCCCGCATTTTCACTTTCTGATCTGCGGGGTGCATCATTATTTATTGAGGCAATCGTTGAAAAATTAGGGGTGAAAAGTGAATTGTTTGCGGCGGTAGAGGAGGTGTTGAATGAAGATGCCATTCTGGCTTCGAATACATCCTCTTTATCCATTACCGCCATTGCTTCCTCCTGCAAAATTCCGGAACGTGTAATTGGTCTTCATTTTTTTAATCCCGCTGTTTTAATGCCTTTGGTGGAAGTGATTCCGGCACTACAGACGAATTCTATTACTCCCGACAACATGTTTGGACCTGATGCGTGCGTGGGGAAAAGTTCCTGTCTTAGCGAAGGATACTCCCGGCTTTATTGTAAACCGCGTAGCCCGACCATTTTATGGGGAATCCCTGCGAATTTTGGAAGAGGGTATTGCAGATATCGCCACTATCGATTGGGCTTTGAAAACTTTCGGCAACTTTCGAATGGGGCCTTTTGAATTGATGGACCTCATCGGCAATGATGTGAATTATGCGGTAACGGAAACTGTTTGGTCTCAAATGTATTTTGACCCTCGTTATAAGCCATCCTTGGTGCAAAAGAAAATGACCGAAGCAAAGAGGCTTGGTCGTAAATCCGGTAGAGGATATTATGATTATAGGGAAGAGGCAATAGGCGTTGAGCCGGTGAAAGATGAAGTATTGGGCAATGTAATTTTTATGAGAGTGCTCAGTATGTTAATCAATGAAGCAATAGATGCATTGTATTTGGGTGTGGCTACCAAGGAAGAATTGGACCTCGCCATGACTAAAGGTGTAAATTATCCGAAGGGTTTGTTAAAATGGGCGGATGAAATCGGATTAAATACTGTATTGGATCACTTGAATCATTTGAATCAGGAGTATGGAGAAGATCGTTACCGGCCTTCTGTTCTTTTGAGAAAGATGGCGGATAAAAAGGAGAAGTTTTTCTAGAGGGATTGCTGCAGTAATACTACTTGGGAATCCTATAGTAAATGGAGTAGCCATTGTTGTGATAGCTAGGTAATTCTTTATTCTTTGATTTCTATTTGCTGAATTTTTCTATCTTTAATCTGCAAATATGTACAGGACCACATTACAAACTCCGATAGGCGGGTTGAATATAGAAACCACGAACTGGTCGGTCATTGCTGTATATTTTTCAAATCAGCCTTATGAGGAAAATACGGATCATCCCTTATTGAATGA from Bacteroidota bacterium harbors:
- a CDS encoding enoyl-CoA hydratase/isomerase family protein, with product MNSILASTIDGVRMLSLNRPDKFNSFNKEMAVQLQNELDLVAADPEIRAVLITGEGKAFSAGQDLSEAIDPDGPGIPTIVREHYNPILQKIRALEKPIVCAVNGVAAGAGANIALACDIVIAASSASFIQAFSKIGLVPDSGGSFFLPRLIGFQRASALMMLGDKVSAQDALQMGMLYKVVADELLKEESLKIAATLSKMPTKGIGYTKLLLNESLSNDFFTQLNREEKYQQLAGETADYKEGVDAFLEKRKPVFKGN
- the paaB gene encoding 1,2-phenylacetyl-CoA epoxidase subunit B, with the translated sequence MSKSQEWPSWEVFTQNKNGEAHEHAGNVHAPDAEIALMNARDVYGRRQEAVNIWVVPSSAITASTPEDVGSFFDPANDKMYRWPNYFKTPDGIKQI
- the paaC gene encoding phenylacetate-CoA oxygenase subunit PaaC; translated protein: MTQQEALFNYTLRLGDNALVLAQRLCEWCGHGPVLEEDIAMSNMGLDLIGQSRGFYSYAATVEGKERSEDDLAFLRNEREFFNRCIVEQPNYDFAATMMRSFLFGCLSYLQFRALTKSTDNTIAGLAEKSLKEVTYHVRHSSDWVIRLGDGTEESHQKAQSALDELWHFTNELFEMDEADEVLIKTGIACDLAAMRKEWDAMTDEVFLKATLKKPADSGYQSTGGMKGMHTEHLGHLLSEMQFLPRAYPDAKW
- the paaJ gene encoding phenylacetate-CoA oxygenase subunit PaaJ — encoded protein: MNNQLSVEEKDIWSALNSIPDPEVPAITIVELGVVREVAVKGKNVKVTMTPTYSGCPAMKTMEMAVQELMTEMGYQVEIVVVYRPAWTTEWMSEETKEKLKAYGIAPPPKLTFEHLHPLSAPKNVDIKCPFCDSKNTKLTSQFGSTACKALYFCEGCHQPFELFKCH